In Terriglobia bacterium, the following proteins share a genomic window:
- a CDS encoding MerR family transcriptional regulator, which produces MANNGQAAQPASENELYRIGEVSRLTEIKPFVLRYWETEFPMLQPVKSPRGHRLYRRHDVEMVRRIKRLLYDEGFTIAGARRHLREQNGHGGGESGGEADGPPQMLSRKMLLDLRDTLRAFLTLLERR; this is translated from the coding sequence ATGGCCAACAACGGACAAGCCGCACAACCCGCGTCCGAGAACGAGCTCTATCGCATCGGCGAAGTGAGCCGCCTGACGGAAATCAAGCCCTTCGTCCTGCGCTACTGGGAAACGGAGTTTCCCATGCTGCAGCCGGTGAAAAGCCCGCGCGGCCACCGCCTCTATCGGCGGCACGATGTTGAGATGGTGCGGAGGATCAAGCGCCTGCTCTACGACGAGGGCTTCACCATTGCCGGGGCGCGGCGGCATCTGCGCGAGCAGAATGGCCACGGCGGAGGGGAAAGCGGCGGCGAAGCGGACGGGCCGCCGCAGATGCTGAGCCGGAAGATGCTGCTGGACCTCCGGGACACGCTGCGGGCTTTCTTGACGCTGCTGGAACGGCGGTGA
- the surE gene encoding 5'/3'-nucleotidase SurE yields the protein MTTKTPHILLTNDDGIEAAGLRALAAALEGWATVSIVAPSREQSGAAQSLTLRTPIICHPVAPRQWAIDGTPADCVIVALHKLLSEPPDLVLSGINFGANLGENAYYSGTVGAAREAALHHIPSCAMSLCSKSPAVSFDGAARLARTMAELILREGLPDQVLLNVNVPQPWDGAVKFTRQSRKITRNQLKEGQDPKGRTYYWLFEQKIDKDFEPDTDYAAISARAASVTPLHLDPTHGESLSDLSRWTEALQGAFR from the coding sequence ATGACCACGAAGACGCCGCACATACTGCTGACGAACGACGATGGGATCGAGGCCGCCGGACTGCGCGCGCTGGCCGCGGCTCTGGAAGGCTGGGCCACCGTCAGCATCGTGGCGCCTAGCCGGGAGCAAAGCGGTGCGGCGCAGTCGCTGACGCTGCGCACCCCCATCATCTGCCACCCGGTGGCCCCGCGGCAGTGGGCCATCGACGGCACGCCGGCGGACTGCGTGATCGTGGCGCTGCACAAGCTGCTCTCCGAGCCGCCGGACCTGGTGCTCTCGGGGATCAACTTCGGCGCGAACCTCGGGGAAAACGCCTACTACTCCGGAACGGTGGGAGCGGCGCGCGAAGCAGCGCTGCACCACATCCCCTCCTGCGCGATGTCGTTGTGTTCCAAAAGCCCCGCGGTGAGCTTCGACGGCGCGGCGCGCCTGGCGCGCACCATGGCCGAGCTGATCCTGCGCGAGGGCCTGCCCGACCAGGTGCTGCTCAACGTGAACGTGCCGCAACCGTGGGACGGCGCGGTGAAGTTCACGCGGCAGTCGCGGAAGATCACGCGCAACCAGTTGAAGGAAGGCCAGGACCCCAAGGGGCGCACGTATTACTGGCTGTTCGAGCAGAAGATCGACAAGGATTTCGAGCCGGACACGGACTACGCCGCGATCTCCGCGCGCGCCGCATCCGTCACCCCGCTGCACCTCGACCCCACACACGGCGAGTCGCTCAGCGATCTCTCGCGCTGGAC